The Oncorhynchus nerka isolate Pitt River linkage group LG24, Oner_Uvic_2.0, whole genome shotgun sequence genome has a window encoding:
- the LOC115107560 gene encoding syndecan-1-like, with the protein MRTLVISTLLFAMGTCLPAITTSYSIPPEDLDGSGHDLESSGSGSGERAEVSKGSVRFTTISTFTMTMSEDDLMFNAIDEEDKTIPIIMTDNTRNKISEDSDLTFDKRPKLDDNNGSAIGNVAKSGGLLANKEALAAIIAGGVVGLALAASLLTLMVYNMKKKDEGGYTVNQKNTSNGGYQKPKTKEEFIA; encoded by the exons ATGAGGACTTTAGTGATTTCCACTTTACTGTTTGCTATGGGCACATGTTTACCTGCAATAACCACATCG TATTCTATTCCTCCAGAAGACCTGGATGGATCGGGACATGATCTGGAAAGTTCTGGCTCAGGTTCAGGGGAACGGGCAGAAG TGTCCAAAGGCTCAGTGAGGTTTACCACTATCTCAACATTTACAATGACAATGAGTGAAGATGACTTAATGTTCAATGCCAttgatgaagaggataaaaccaTCCCAATTATAATGACAGACAACACCAGAAATAAAATATCA GAGGACTCAGACTTGACCTTTGACAAAAGGCCTAAGCTAGATGACAACAACGGATCAGCCATTGGCAATGTGGCAAAGAGCGGGGGTCTTCTAGCAAACAAAGAAGCTCTTGCAG CTATTATTGCAGGAGGAGTGGTGGGACTGGCCTTGGCTGCCTCCCTGTTAACACTCATGGTCTATAACATGAAGAAGAAAGATGAAGGAGGCTACACTGTCAACCAGAAAAACACATCTAACGGAGGATATCAGAAACCGAAGACCAAGGAGGAGTTTATTGCCTAA